In Lineus longissimus chromosome 7, tnLinLong1.2, whole genome shotgun sequence, a genomic segment contains:
- the LOC135491626 gene encoding uncharacterized protein LOC135491626, protein MSDCGFKLRAWTSNDATVRDQAQADDINETKTNVSVLGMKWDTGSDQLSYAKKAAPSPDILLTKRAVISHSSSIFDPLGYIAPTHIKAKAFLQELWQHGLHWDEPLTTELSERWRKITIELEEAMNITAPRKILDNIDPQNCELHAFSDASPAAYGCAIYLKSGTQASLLIAKTRVKPLKATTIPRMELIAALTGYRLAKYTLEALQGLSPIKKQVIWIDSQIVLHWITSDKKLPVFVQNRVNELRKFPGEFRYVQSKDNPADLLTRGITAQELRDSPLWWTGPSWLSTGRYPPTPTQLLHNVLLQQAATTDDVPDQVRDDTSDHAQDVRDQTHHPATTPLQHPGIAKVIDVTRFSSYRKLLRITALVQKIAKVWITKDKTNLKTLIQATAQETSAAETLWIKAIQTDCYHNEIEILKGKTATGPLAGRSKTLVNQLRLYLDESGLIRLDGRLNNASINLDTKFPYLVPRKHPFTDLLIGRAHAAQLHSGMRSTVAWLRQRFWIPRIREAVNSQLRRCVTCKLIMGKPYSKPETPPLQASRIQQAPPFTVSGCDFTGALNVRPKEGGPEAKVYIALFTCAITRAVHLEVVPDMTSQTFLNAFRRFCARRSTPSQMISDNGTTFIAAANEIKQLMQSPDIQAHMADQRCTWTFNPKRAPWWGGFFERMIGMTKMAIIKTLRRARVTLDELTTLVTQVEGILNDRPLTYIGDMDITAPLTPAHLLHGRQITGLPYEATDLDELADPNFGDSLNKRAKRLAVLIDHFWQQWSSEYIPSLRERHIRSKRGHRETRVKVGEIVLVHSDETKRVNWKIAKIERLIYGQDGIARAAQIKTSSGVTNRPIARLYPLEVTAAETAPIAAQVHEKHNEAQQNTMQQAPVNNRPPTRNASKNARNKIMQWANVLNGKDD, encoded by the coding sequence ATGAGTGACTGTGGCTTCAAACTCCGCGCATGGACCTCAAATGATGCTACAGTACGCGACCAAGCTCAGGCTGATGacatcaacgaaacaaagacGAACGTCAGTGTCCTAGGCATGAAATGGGACACCGGTAGTGACCAACTATCATATGCAAAGAAAGCTGCTCCATCCCCAGATATTCTTCTGACCAAACGCGCAGTCATAAGTCACAGCTCTAGCATTTTCGACCCACTCGGATATATTGCCCCCACGCACATTAAAGCCAAGGCCTTCCTGCAAGAACTATGGCAACACGGACTACACTGGGACGAACCCCTTACAACAGAACTGTCTGAAAGGTGGCGCAAAATCACCATCGAATTGGAAGAAGCCATGAACATCACTGCCCCTCGGAAAATATTGGACAACATTGACCCGCAAAATTGTGAACTACATGCATTTAGCGATGCATCCCCAGCAGCCTACGGATGCGCCATCTACCTAAAGAGTGGAACCCAGGCATCTCTCCTCATAGCCAAAACCAGAGTCAAACCGCTAAAAGCCACTACCATTCCTCGCATGGAATTAATTGCAGCACTCACCGGCTACAGACTAGCCAAGTATACGCTAGAAGCACTCCAAGGGTTAAGTCCAATcaaaaaacaagtcatttgGATCGATTCTCAGATCGTCCTACATTGGATTACAAGCGATAAGAAACTTCCTGTGTTTGTTCAGAATCGTGTGAATGAGCTGAGGAAATTCCCAGGTGAATTTCGCTATGTGCAATCAAAAGATAACCCCGCTGACCTCCTAACTCGAGGCATCACTGCACAGGAACTGCGCGACTCCCCACTGTGGTGGACAGGCCCCAGCTGGTTGAGTACCGGGAGGTACCCACCCACGCCAACACAACTTCTTCATAATGTACTCTTACAGCAAGCCGCCACTACTGATGACGTACCAGACCAGGTACGAGACGACACTAGCGACCacgcccaagatgtcagagaccAGACCCATCACCCCGCTACAACACCGCTGCAACACCCGGGTATCGCCAAGGTCATTGACGTCACACGTTTCAGTTCGTACCGCAAGCTTCTCAGAATCACCGCACTTGTCCAGAAAATCGCCAAAGTCTGGATAACAAAGGATAAGACCAATCTCAAGACCCTGATCCAAGCCACTGCACAGGAAACTTCTGCCGCTGAGACACTGTGGATTAAAGCCATACAAACGGACTGCTATCACAATGAGATAGAAATCCTCAAAGGAAAGACCGCCACAGGACCCCTAGCTGGTCGCAGCAAAACACTTGTCAATCAACTTCGCCTATACCTCGATGAGTCAGGCCTGATTCGACTAGATGGCCGACTCAACAATGCCAGCATCAACCTCGACACCAAGTTCCCGTATCTGGTACCACGGAAGCATCCGTTCACCGACCTTCTCATAGGCAGGGCCCATGCCGCCCAATTACACTCGGGAATGCGATCTACCGTGGCATGGCTCCGCCAGCGATTTTGGATTCCGAGAATCCGGGAAGCCGTCAACTCACAACTCCGACGATGCGTCACCTGCAAGCTGATTATGGGAAAGCCCTATAGCAAACCAGAAACTCCGCCCCTTCAGGCCAGCCGCATCCAGCAAGCACCCCCTTTCACTGTTTCCGGTTGCGACTTTACCGGTGCACTAAATGTCAGACCCAAGGAGGGTGGTCCCGAGGCAAAAGTCTACATTGCCCTATTCACCTGTGCCATAACAAGAGCGGTACACCTTGAAGTTGTTCCCGATATGACGTCACAGACCTTTCTGAATGCCTTTCGACGATTCTGCGCCCGCCGCTCCACTCCTTCACAAATGATTTCTGACAATGGCACAACTTTCATCGCCGCCGCCAATGAGATTAAGCAGCTAATGCAATCACCGGACATCCAGGCCCACATGGCCGACCAACGCTGCACTTGGACCTTCAACCCCAAACGCGCGCCGTGGTGGGGAGGGTTCTTTGAGCGCATGATTGGAATGACGAAGATGGCCATCATTAAAACTCTAAGAAGAGCGCGAGtaacactggatgaactgacaACCCTTGTCACCCAAGTAGAAGGCATACTAAATGACCGACCCCTCACGTACATTGGTGACATGGACATCACTGCCCCTCTGACGCCAGCACACCTTCTCCACGGGAGACAGATAACAGGACTTCCGTACGAAGCTACCGACTTGGATGAACTTGCTGATCCGAACTTTGGAGATAGTCTTAACAAACGCGCTAAACGACTGGCGGTACTGATTGATCACTTTTGGCAACAGTGGTCATCGGAATATATCCCTTCGTTAAGGGAGAGACATATTCGATCGAAGCGCGGTCATCGCGAAACCCGCGTAAAAGTTGGTGAAATCGTCCTAGTCCACAGTGATGAAACCAAAAGGGTCAATTGGAAGATCGCTAAAATTGAACGCCTGATCTATGGTCAAGATGGTATCGCACGTGCCGcacaaataaaaacatcatcggGAGTGACTAACCGCCCAATAGCGCGCCTTTATCCTCTTGAAGTCACTGCCGCTGAAACTGCGCCGATCGCTGCCCAGGTTCACGAGAAACACAATGAAGCCCAGCAAAACACAATGCAACAGGCACCTGTAAACAACAGGCCACCAACACGCAATGCTAGCAAGAACGCCAGAAATAAGATAATGCAATGGGCAAACGTACTTAATGGCAAAGACGATTAA
- the LOC135491625 gene encoding uncharacterized protein LOC135491625, giving the protein MAPTPEEVAADKLKRMVHERGSKRATMTRLINKMEDVVKELNAEAAVDTTLDVTKLDQVFAKLALVPTKLAEIVALDKDIIKATPTDTVDHAVTEAEDYTSNVEEKHIILKKIYDRLASPKQPKPATLARTPAPTNTSTTPTVPVTKNVHLPKLQLSTFSGNILEWTTFFDGFTAAIHNNNALGNVQKFQYLRAQLQGEASLAIAGLQLTDANYASAIELLRERYGQNHKLKAALMKALWDLPKPSDEIDNVKSFYDQLESHIRGLRAIGMEESSYGDLLVPLIMEKLPRRLRQLITRDHGARDWQLQEVREAIKREIDISIQGDAILDLCNDSNIGYATPTAAFSVNATRNTSMSEKKRAKCVFCSTDNHPSVHCKSVTDPKRRWEIVKRADLCFNCLGNHRAKFCNSTTKCHKCRRRHHTALCDSSRQASNRSSNPSSTANPYNEREQAKTATTVHQKLVNTKPLMLGPAILKSAVATAKSPTRSTKVNIILDEGSQRSFITAKCASNLELKPQSREMIKIAPFGANAKAVRALDNVIVQIETASRVENVPMKMLIVPKISAPISTCPQAIFALPHLKNLKFAETSSGDFMEIDILIGADYYWSIVGDKIVRPAENTLGPVAVSSKFGYLLSGPTPANIEGQRDEYTPALLTTVLNVLASHTLEDKIAQSYWDLETIGIKDDTEEKESDFLLNYRDTCLERDDNGKYVARLPWLDNHPILPTNYHVAKARTRSMVRKLSPDLLSKYQDIITTQLQRHFIGRVANDNINIGHYLPHHAVLKDSSASTPIRVVYDASCKKSNDHPSLNDCLDPGPNCLNELNAILLRFRMHPIGLSSDIEKAFLNIRLNEEDRCFTKFLWLSDPSDPESDFHTYQFEAVLFGTVSSPFILQAVLHTHLDAATSSRIAADVKNNIYVDNVVITSNPQLYYAAAKCRRYDRV; this is encoded by the coding sequence ATGGCTCCAACACCAGAGGAAGTAGCAGCAGACAAGCTTAAACGCATGGTTCACGAGAGAGGCTCGAAACGAGCGACGATGACCAGACTCATCAACAAGATGGAGGACGTGGTGAAGGAACTTAACGCCGAAGCAGCAGTAGACACAACACTAGACGTCACGAAACTGGATCAAGTATTTGCGAAACTTGCACTGGTCCCTACAAAACTGGCAGAGATTGTGGCTCTTGATAAAGATATCATCAAGGCCACCCCAACCGACACCGTAGACCACGCGGTGACGGAAGCCGAGGACTATACGTCAAACGTGGAAGAGAAACACAtcattctgaagaaaatctaCGACAGGTTAGCGAGCCCTAAGCAGCCCAAACCCGCGACTCTAGCCCGGACTCCAGCTCCCACAAACACGAGCACAACGCCAACGGTACCGGTAACAAAAAACGTTCATCTTCCTAAACTCCAACTTTCCACCTTCTCCGGTAACATCTTAGAGTGGACGACATTTTTCGACGGATTTACGGCAGCCATCCATAATAACAACGCACTCGGAAACGTACAGAAATTCCAATATTTACGCGCCCAGTTACAGGGGGAAGCGTCTTTGGCAATCGCAGGATTGCAACTAACCGACGCTAACTATGCGAGTGCGattgaacttttgagagaaCGATATGGACAGAACCACAAACTAAAAGCAGCCCTCATGAAAGCCCTCTGGGACCTTCCCAAACCAAGCGATGAAATTGACAACGTGAAGAGCTTTTATGATCAACTTGAAAGTCACATCCGTGGCCTACGCGCTATAGGAATGGAGGAGAGTTCCTACGGCGACCTACTAGTGCCCCTCATCATGGAGAAACTTCCACGCCGACTGAGACAACTCATCACCCGTGACCATGGAGCGAGAGACTGGCAACTACAAGAAGTCCGCGAAGCGATCAagagagaaattgacatttcaattCAAGGAGACGCCATTCTGGATCTGTGTAATGATTCAAACATTGGATATGCCACACCCACTGCCGCATTTAGTGTTAACGCCACCAGGAATACTAGTATGAGTGAGAAAAAACGCGCGAAATGTGTATTTTGTTCTACTGATAATCATCCCAGCGTCCATTGTAAAAGTGTTACTGATCCAAAGCGCAGATGGGAAATCGTAAAAAGGGCCGATTTGTGTTTTAACTGCCTTGGCAACCATCGGGCAAAGTTTTGCAATTCAACCACCAAATGCCACAAATGTAGGCGACGCCATCATACCGCACTGTGCGATTCATCCCGACAGGCCTCAAATAGATCCTCAAACCCTAGTTCAACCGCAAATCCCTACAATGAACGGGAACAAGCTAAAACCGCCACAACTGTTCACCAGAAGTTGGTTAACACCAAACCCCTTATGTTGGGTCCCGCAATTCTGAAATCCGCCGTCGCAACCGCAAAATCTCCGACCCGCTCAACTAAGGTCAACATCATTCTAGATGAAGGGAGCCAGCGCTCCTTCATCACCGCAAAATGCGCCAGCAATCTCGAACTCAAACCGCAATCTCGAGAGATGATAAAAATAGCACCCTTTGGGGCTAACGCCAAAGCCGTACGTGCGTTGGATAACGTCATCGTCCAAATCGAAACCGCTTCTCGAGTAGAAAACGTTCCCATGAAAATGCTCATCGTCCCGAAGATTTCAGCACCGATTAGCACCTGCCCCCAAGCAATCTTCGCCTTACCACATCTGAAGAACCTCAAGTTTGCGGAAACCAGCTCCGGGGACTTTATGGAAATTGACATCCTGATTGGTGCGGACTACTATTGGTCAATAGTTGGAGACAAAATCGTCCGTCCCGCAGAAAACACCCTCGGACCAGTAGCGGTCTCATCGAAATTCGGATATCTCCTATCAGGCCCGACTCCCGCCAATATCGAAGGTCAACGCGATGAATACACGCCCGCACTCCTGACGACCGTTCTAAACGTCCTAGCAAGCCACACCCTTGAAGACAAAATAGCACAATCTTACTGGGACTTGGAAACCATAGGGATTAAAGACgacactgaagaaaaagaaagtgaCTTTCTACTCAATTACCGCGACACCTGCCTTGAACGAGACGACAACGGAAAATACGTAGCCAGACTACCATGGTTGGACAACCACCCAATTTTACCCACGAACTACCACGTCGCCAAAGCAAGGACAAGATCGATGGTACGGAAATTATCGCCTGACCTCCTGAGTAAGTACCAAGATATTATTACCACTCAACTCCAACGACATTTCATCGGCAGAGTAGCAAACGACAACATCAACATTGGCCACTACTTGCCCCACCATGCGGTTCTTAAAGATTCATCTGCCAGCACCCCAATCCGGGTAGTATATGACGCGTCCTGCAAGAAGTCAAATGATCACCCAAGCCTGAATGATTGCCTGGACCCCGGTCCAAACTGCCTCAACGAGCTCAACGCCATACTTCTCCGTTTTAGAATGCACCCCATAGGCCTTTCGAGTGATATTGAGAAAGCGTTTCTCAATATCAGGCTCAACGAAGAAGACAGATGCTttacgaaatttttatggctcAGTGATCCCAGTGACCCCGAGAGTGATTTCCACACGTACCAGTTTGAAGCGGTCTTATTTGGAACAGTGTCATCGCCGTTCATTCTGCAAGCCGTACTGCACACCCACCTTGACGCCGCAACCTCATCCCGTATCGCAGCAGACGTCAAGAACAACATATACGTTGACAACGTGGtcattaccagcaatccccaactttattatgccgctgctaaatgcaggcgctacgatcgagtttga